A window from Leifsonia shinshuensis encodes these proteins:
- a CDS encoding LacI family DNA-binding transcriptional regulator — MAVRLQDVAEHAGVSMKTVSNVVRNYAHVSPQMRERVQRAIDELGYRPNIMGRRLATGRTGLLALAFADVTLPYFAELARVVADEAERRGYRVLLEQTEGTIEGERAVVTASESGLVDGMLFQPSVMNSAELAQSRSDIPLVVLGENAAPLTVDRIMIDNVEAARTATQHLLAQGRRRIAFAGHESPRRTRTSELRIAGYQQALEDAGITPDPALLISSQAVTAGNAVRAVGAALDGGLRFDGLVCRDDLAAIGALRALQERGLRVPEDVAVTGWDNTPMTAVTYPSITSVAPDMRGLASRAVDMLLERISGYDGMGRHELAPFSLVSRESAPAIP; from the coding sequence ATGGCGGTCAGGCTTCAGGACGTGGCGGAGCACGCCGGCGTCTCCATGAAGACCGTGTCGAACGTCGTCCGCAATTATGCGCACGTCAGTCCGCAGATGCGGGAGCGCGTGCAGCGTGCGATCGACGAGCTCGGGTACCGGCCCAACATCATGGGCCGGCGGCTGGCGACCGGTCGCACCGGACTGCTGGCGCTCGCCTTCGCCGACGTGACACTGCCCTATTTCGCGGAGCTCGCCCGGGTCGTCGCCGACGAGGCGGAGCGGCGCGGCTACCGGGTGCTGTTGGAGCAGACGGAGGGCACGATCGAGGGCGAGCGCGCGGTCGTGACGGCGAGCGAATCGGGCCTCGTCGACGGCATGCTCTTCCAGCCGAGCGTCATGAACTCGGCCGAGCTGGCGCAGTCGCGCTCCGACATCCCCCTGGTCGTGCTCGGCGAGAACGCGGCGCCCCTCACCGTCGACCGCATCATGATCGACAACGTCGAGGCAGCCCGGACCGCCACCCAGCACCTGCTGGCGCAGGGCCGCCGCCGGATCGCCTTCGCCGGCCACGAGAGCCCCCGGCGCACCCGCACCTCCGAGCTGCGCATCGCGGGCTACCAGCAGGCGCTCGAGGATGCCGGGATCACGCCCGATCCGGCCCTCCTCATCTCCAGCCAGGCCGTGACCGCGGGCAACGCCGTGCGCGCCGTGGGCGCCGCGCTCGACGGCGGCCTCCGGTTCGACGGGCTGGTGTGCCGCGACGACCTGGCGGCGATCGGCGCGCTCCGCGCTCTGCAGGAACGGGGCCTCCGGGTGCCGGAGGACGTCGCGGTCACCGGCTGGGACAACACGCCGATGACCGCCGTCACGTATCCGTCCATCACCTCGGTCGCACCGGACATGCGCGGCCTCGCCTCGCGGGCCGTCGACATGCTCCTCGAGCGGATCTCCGGATACGACGGCATGGGCCGCCACGAGCTGGCGCCGTTCTCGCTGGTCTCCCGGGAGAGCGCGCCCGCGATCCCCTGA
- a CDS encoding carbohydrate ABC transporter permease: MTTTTVPEKTEPAARTIRAHRKATPQANLRKSVLYAALIVLALIVILPLVWILITSFKTDGDAIRNPYSAIPNPFSTDAYATLASGQQPVFRWFLNSLAAAALQTVIILVTASMAAYALARLEFWGKKIVFGLIISTLLVPPVIFLIPNYLIVQNLGWLDTIWAITIPGAASAFGVFFLRQFFVGLPAEIEEAARIDGAGDFRIFLQIVLPLARPALATLAVLSFLANWNDFLWPVYVLLSPENLTLQPGLSQLQGAYSTHYAIVMAGAVIASVPVLILFFFAQKQIVESVATSGVKG; the protein is encoded by the coding sequence ATGACGACGACGACCGTTCCCGAGAAGACCGAGCCTGCCGCGCGGACCATCCGCGCGCATCGTAAGGCGACACCGCAGGCGAACCTTCGCAAGAGCGTTCTGTACGCCGCCCTGATCGTGCTGGCGCTCATCGTCATCCTGCCGCTGGTGTGGATCCTGATCACCTCGTTCAAGACCGACGGCGACGCCATCCGCAACCCGTACTCGGCCATCCCGAACCCCTTCTCGACGGACGCATACGCGACGCTGGCGAGCGGGCAGCAGCCGGTGTTCCGCTGGTTCCTGAACAGCCTCGCCGCTGCGGCGCTGCAGACGGTCATCATCCTCGTCACAGCGTCGATGGCGGCGTACGCCCTCGCCCGCCTGGAGTTCTGGGGCAAGAAGATCGTGTTCGGGCTGATCATCTCGACCCTGCTCGTGCCGCCGGTGATCTTCCTGATCCCGAACTACCTGATCGTGCAGAACCTCGGCTGGCTCGACACCATCTGGGCCATCACCATCCCCGGGGCCGCCAGCGCGTTCGGTGTGTTCTTCCTCCGCCAGTTCTTCGTCGGGCTCCCGGCGGAGATCGAGGAGGCGGCGCGCATCGACGGTGCGGGCGACTTCCGCATCTTCCTGCAGATCGTCCTCCCGCTGGCCCGCCCGGCGCTCGCCACGCTCGCCGTGCTCAGCTTCCTGGCGAACTGGAACGACTTCCTGTGGCCGGTCTACGTGCTCCTCAGCCCGGAGAACCTCACGCTGCAGCCGGGTCTGTCGCAGCTCCAGGGGGCGTACTCCACCCACTACGCCATCGTGATGGCCGGCGCGGTGATCGCCTCGGTGCCGGTGCTCATCCTCTTCTTCTTCGCGCAGAAGCAGATCGTGGAGAGCGTCGCCACCAGCGGGGTCAAGGGATGA
- a CDS encoding phytanoyl-CoA dioxygenase family protein, which yields MDDAVPHVTPTLPDTSGLDPELRNAVETIYTDGIVGKKGAFSAEWADRLREDIEVAFEEARGRPGGAVGRGTKRYYVEIHPEQMRGWLELVDHPWVRGVCEAVLGPDYQIVELGFDVPGPGAKDQPWHRDFPMPDETIQTGRLTSLAFNLTAVDTAEDMGPFEIAPGTQWDLPVGFEHDMFPKPELYPRFLERAVRKYPQRGDISARSALTLHRGTQNTSDLSRPVLVLGVDAPGAGNAEHHDMAVTHGFYESLPERVRRHLVCPVVDELTPITQKHTIEGLMMGDA from the coding sequence ATGGACGACGCGGTTCCGCACGTCACCCCCACCCTCCCGGACACCTCCGGCCTCGACCCGGAGCTCCGGAACGCCGTCGAGACGATCTACACCGACGGGATCGTCGGCAAGAAGGGCGCCTTCTCCGCCGAGTGGGCCGACCGGCTCCGCGAGGACATCGAGGTGGCCTTCGAGGAGGCCCGCGGCCGGCCGGGCGGCGCGGTCGGCCGCGGGACCAAGCGCTACTACGTCGAGATCCATCCCGAGCAGATGCGGGGATGGCTGGAGCTGGTCGATCACCCGTGGGTGCGGGGCGTCTGCGAGGCGGTGCTCGGGCCGGACTACCAGATCGTCGAGCTCGGCTTCGACGTTCCCGGGCCCGGCGCGAAGGACCAGCCGTGGCACCGCGACTTCCCGATGCCCGACGAGACCATCCAGACCGGACGGCTGACGTCGCTCGCCTTCAACCTCACCGCGGTCGACACCGCCGAGGACATGGGCCCGTTCGAGATCGCGCCCGGCACCCAGTGGGACCTGCCGGTCGGCTTCGAGCACGACATGTTCCCGAAGCCGGAGCTCTACCCCCGGTTCCTGGAGCGTGCCGTGCGCAAGTACCCGCAGCGCGGTGACATCTCCGCGCGCTCGGCGCTCACGCTGCACCGCGGCACGCAGAACACGTCCGACCTCTCACGCCCGGTCCTGGTGCTCGGTGTGGATGCGCCCGGCGCGGGGAACGCGGAGCACCACGACATGGCGGTCACCCACGGTTTCTACGAGTCGCTGCCCGAGCGCGTCCGTCGCCATCTGGTGTGCCCGGTGGTGGATGAGCTCACCCCGATCACGCAGAAGCACACGATCGAGGGCCTCATGATGGGCGACGCCTGA
- a CDS encoding glycoside hydrolase family 43 protein: MRHWGPVWDGYFADPFVLRLSDGGYVAYGTHPESDGDRVFEALVSPDLEHWESAGPVLERLPGRFGDDYWAPEVAEADGAFWMYYSVGRGIEGHHLRVARAESATGPFHDLGVDLTPGELFAIDAHPFRDHDGRWYLFFARDVLDHERPGTHLAVAPLDAGMTSLAAAPTAVLAPDADWQLYERDRLIHGRRFDWHTLEGPAVLHRDDRYWLTYSGGAWTGPGYAVGVAVAAHPLGPWTHVDQPPLLKSGGGLRGPGHNSLTTASDGGDVIAFHSWNAESTARQLHLGTLRIEQHARDGRLAQTTT; the protein is encoded by the coding sequence ATGCGGCACTGGGGTCCGGTGTGGGACGGCTACTTCGCCGACCCGTTCGTCCTCCGGCTCTCGGACGGCGGCTACGTCGCCTACGGCACGCACCCGGAGAGCGACGGCGACCGGGTCTTCGAGGCGCTCGTCTCGCCCGACCTGGAGCACTGGGAGAGCGCCGGACCGGTGCTCGAGCGGCTCCCCGGCCGCTTCGGCGACGACTACTGGGCGCCCGAAGTGGCGGAGGCCGACGGCGCGTTCTGGATGTACTACTCCGTCGGGCGCGGCATCGAGGGTCACCACCTCCGCGTCGCGCGTGCGGAGTCCGCGACCGGGCCGTTCCACGACCTCGGCGTCGACCTGACGCCCGGCGAGCTCTTCGCGATCGACGCGCATCCGTTCCGCGACCACGACGGCCGCTGGTACCTGTTCTTCGCCCGGGACGTGCTCGACCACGAGCGCCCGGGAACCCACCTGGCCGTCGCACCGCTCGACGCGGGCATGACGTCGCTTGCGGCTGCGCCCACGGCGGTGCTCGCCCCGGACGCCGACTGGCAGCTCTACGAGCGCGACCGGCTCATCCACGGACGCCGCTTCGACTGGCACACCCTCGAGGGTCCTGCGGTGCTGCACCGGGACGACCGGTACTGGCTGACGTACTCCGGCGGCGCGTGGACGGGCCCCGGCTATGCCGTCGGGGTCGCGGTCGCCGCGCATCCCCTCGGCCCCTGGACCCACGTCGATCAGCCCCCGCTGCTGAAGAGCGGCGGCGGCCTCCGCGGACCCGGACACAACTCGCTCACGACCGCGTCCGACGGCGGTGACGTGATCGCGTTCCACTCGTGGAACGCGGAGTCGACGGCCCGGCAGCTCCACCTCGGCACGCTGCGCATCGAGCAGCACGCGCGCGACGGACGGCTCGCGCAGACCACCACCTGA
- a CDS encoding low specificity L-threonine aldolase — MTLQLHDLTLRGFASDNYAGVHPEILDAIAAANNGHQIAYGEDVYTARLHEVFADHFGAGVEVYPVFNGTGANVVGLQSMLPRWGAVVCAKTAHIHTDEAGAPEKVAGIKLLPVETPDGKLTPELIDREAWGWGDEHRAQPLVVSITQTTELGTAYTVDEIRAIADHVHARGMKLHMDGSRISNAAATLGLPLRAFTTDAGVDVLSFGGTKNGMLYGEAVVVLNPEASEGLIYLRKLNMQLASKMRFISAQLIALLTDDLYLRSASHANAMATRLRTALEAGIADGSIQGVGFSQKTEANGVFATLPSGVADRLRQHFRFYDWDAANNEVRWMCAFDTTEDDIDAFVAALTQELRDA; from the coding sequence GTGACGCTTCAACTCCACGACCTGACCCTGCGCGGCTTCGCCTCCGACAACTACGCGGGCGTGCATCCCGAGATCCTCGACGCGATCGCCGCCGCCAACAACGGCCACCAGATCGCCTACGGCGAGGACGTCTACACGGCCCGCCTGCACGAGGTGTTCGCCGACCATTTCGGCGCCGGCGTCGAGGTGTACCCGGTGTTCAACGGCACCGGCGCGAATGTGGTCGGCCTGCAGTCGATGCTCCCCCGCTGGGGCGCCGTCGTCTGCGCCAAGACCGCGCACATCCACACCGACGAGGCGGGAGCGCCCGAGAAGGTCGCCGGCATCAAGCTGCTGCCCGTCGAGACCCCCGACGGCAAGCTGACGCCCGAGCTGATCGACCGGGAGGCTTGGGGATGGGGCGACGAGCACCGTGCACAGCCGCTGGTCGTCTCCATCACGCAGACCACCGAGCTCGGCACCGCCTACACGGTCGACGAGATCCGGGCGATCGCGGACCACGTCCACGCCCGCGGCATGAAGCTGCACATGGACGGTTCCCGCATCTCCAACGCCGCGGCGACCCTCGGCCTGCCGCTGCGCGCCTTCACGACCGACGCCGGGGTGGATGTGCTGAGCTTCGGCGGCACCAAGAACGGCATGCTCTACGGCGAGGCGGTCGTCGTGCTCAACCCGGAGGCCTCCGAGGGCCTGATCTACCTCCGCAAGCTGAACATGCAGCTCGCCTCCAAGATGCGCTTCATCTCGGCGCAGCTGATCGCCCTGCTCACGGACGACCTCTACCTGCGCTCGGCCTCGCACGCCAACGCGATGGCCACCCGCCTCCGCACGGCCCTCGAGGCGGGCATCGCCGACGGCAGCATCCAGGGTGTCGGGTTCAGCCAGAAGACTGAGGCGAACGGCGTCTTCGCGACGCTGCCGTCCGGCGTCGCCGACCGCCTGCGCCAGCACTTCCGGTTCTACGACTGGGATGCGGCCAACAACGAGGTGCGGTGGATGTGCGCCTTCGACACCACGGAGGACGACATCGACGCGTTCGTGGCGGCGCTGACGCAGGAGCTGCGGGACGCCTGA
- a CDS encoding glycoside hydrolase family 43 protein yields the protein MTARRRMLGAATAAAGLLALAAALAGCSSGSAPSGEPSSSIAPFQIDSDFPDPGALVVGDRVYAYATNTPAVNVQVASSTDMKHWTVSDQDALPQLPSWALPGKTWAPGPAELADGRFALYFTASDAASKFQCIGVAFSDKPEGPFTSTADKPLVCPVDEGGAIDASVTADADGQRYLVWKNDGNCCGYDTWISAQPLSADGASLAGEPTRLIKQTESWEGKLVEAPVIVRHGDEYVLLYSANDYANSSYVTGAATAKSLLGPYTKSKQPLLSTPGTKGRYLGPGGEDLVTFQGKDWMLFHSWDEAFAYRGMHAVPVTWKNGLPELAS from the coding sequence ATGACGGCTCGCCGGCGCATGCTCGGAGCGGCGACGGCGGCGGCGGGCCTGCTCGCCCTCGCCGCCGCGCTCGCGGGCTGCTCGTCCGGCTCGGCGCCGAGCGGAGAGCCGTCGTCGTCGATCGCCCCGTTCCAGATCGACAGTGACTTCCCCGATCCCGGGGCGCTGGTGGTCGGCGACCGGGTCTACGCCTATGCGACGAACACCCCCGCCGTGAATGTGCAGGTGGCGTCCAGCACCGACATGAAGCACTGGACGGTCTCCGACCAGGATGCGCTGCCCCAGCTGCCGTCATGGGCCCTGCCCGGCAAGACGTGGGCGCCCGGACCGGCCGAGCTCGCGGACGGCCGCTTCGCCCTGTACTTCACGGCGTCGGATGCGGCCAGCAAGTTCCAGTGCATCGGCGTCGCGTTCTCCGACAAGCCGGAGGGCCCGTTCACGTCGACAGCCGACAAGCCGCTCGTGTGCCCGGTCGACGAGGGCGGAGCGATCGATGCGAGCGTGACGGCGGATGCGGACGGCCAGCGGTACCTCGTCTGGAAGAACGACGGCAACTGCTGCGGCTACGACACGTGGATCTCCGCGCAGCCGCTGTCCGCCGACGGCGCGTCCCTCGCCGGCGAGCCCACCCGGCTGATCAAGCAGACGGAGTCGTGGGAGGGCAAGCTCGTCGAGGCCCCGGTCATCGTCCGGCACGGCGACGAGTACGTGCTGCTCTACTCCGCCAACGACTACGCCAACTCCTCGTACGTGACCGGAGCGGCCACCGCGAAGAGCCTGCTCGGGCCGTACACGAAGTCGAAGCAGCCGCTCCTGTCGACCCCGGGGACCAAGGGACGTTATCTCGGACCGGGCGGCGAGGATCTCGTGACCTTCCAGGGCAAGGACTGGATGCTGTTCCACTCGTGGGACGAGGCGTTCGCCTACCGGGGGATGCACGCCGTCCCGGTGACGTGGAAGAACGGCCTTCCGGAGCTCGCATCGTGA
- a CDS encoding ABC transporter substrate-binding protein, whose translation MKKRFAARAIAVAVTAGLGLALTACGSSSGSGGAEVSSGDYTGPKVTISFWNGWTGGAAPVLVPKLVDKFNSEHKNIVVKDVPMEWADIARKMPLAVKAGKGPDVAVGHGDDIATYAAQGLVLKADSIVKSLGYKASDFPEGLLDAGQYNNAQYAVPWSVTPLGLYVNKDVLQSAGVDANTLPTDKASYTAALEKLKAAGVQGEWVDGYVFTGQFEFQSLLWQFGGDLFDKDVTKAAFNSEAGVKALTWMTDLIKNGYSPADVPQDGNINALIAGKNAFNWNGVWQTTNTGFGKLNWQAVAVPQIGDEKAVWSSSTHWMFMNNKGQDKNKTAAAATFVKWMNDHSADWPQTGELPAKNSVRNDPKLVETYPNLKPFLDELKYAHYETSAPGISQVMDTVRLGVNEAITGKKDPKQALDDAVEKANALLKQNKEKYGD comes from the coding sequence ATGAAGAAGCGATTCGCCGCACGCGCGATCGCCGTCGCGGTCACCGCGGGCCTCGGGCTCGCGCTGACGGCCTGCGGAAGCAGCTCCGGGTCAGGAGGAGCCGAAGTCTCCTCCGGCGACTACACCGGACCGAAGGTCACCATCAGCTTCTGGAACGGATGGACCGGTGGCGCAGCCCCCGTGCTCGTTCCGAAGCTCGTCGACAAGTTCAACTCCGAGCACAAGAACATCGTGGTGAAGGACGTCCCGATGGAGTGGGCGGACATCGCCCGCAAGATGCCGCTCGCGGTCAAGGCCGGCAAGGGCCCGGACGTCGCGGTCGGCCACGGCGACGACATCGCGACCTACGCGGCCCAGGGCCTCGTGCTCAAGGCCGACAGCATCGTGAAGTCCCTCGGCTACAAGGCCAGCGACTTCCCGGAGGGGCTGCTCGACGCCGGCCAGTACAACAACGCTCAGTACGCGGTGCCGTGGAGCGTCACTCCGCTCGGTCTGTACGTCAACAAGGACGTCCTGCAGTCCGCCGGCGTCGACGCGAACACGCTGCCGACCGACAAGGCCTCCTATACCGCCGCTCTCGAGAAGCTCAAGGCCGCCGGTGTCCAGGGCGAGTGGGTCGACGGCTACGTCTTCACCGGACAGTTCGAGTTCCAGTCGCTGCTGTGGCAGTTCGGCGGGGACCTGTTCGACAAGGACGTCACCAAGGCCGCGTTCAACTCCGAGGCGGGCGTAAAGGCGCTCACCTGGATGACGGACCTCATCAAGAACGGGTACAGCCCGGCCGACGTCCCGCAGGACGGCAACATCAACGCCCTGATCGCCGGAAAGAACGCGTTCAACTGGAACGGCGTCTGGCAGACGACCAACACGGGCTTCGGAAAGCTCAACTGGCAGGCGGTCGCCGTTCCGCAGATCGGTGACGAGAAGGCCGTCTGGTCGTCTTCGACCCACTGGATGTTCATGAACAACAAGGGTCAGGACAAGAACAAGACCGCAGCCGCCGCGACGTTCGTCAAGTGGATGAACGACCACTCGGCCGACTGGCCGCAGACGGGTGAGCTGCCCGCCAAGAACTCGGTTCGCAACGACCCGAAGCTGGTGGAGACCTACCCGAACCTGAAGCCGTTCCTCGACGAACTGAAGTACGCGCACTACGAGACCTCGGCCCCCGGCATCTCGCAGGTGATGGACACCGTCCGTCTCGGCGTGAACGAGGCCATCACCGGCAAGAAGGACCCCAAGCAGGCGCTGGACGACGCAGTCGAGAAGGCCAACGCCCTGCTGAAGCAGAACAAAGAGAAGTACGGTGACTGA
- a CDS encoding glycoside hydrolase family 2 TIM barrel-domain containing protein: protein MLTEERRVGAATAQDGRYPRPQLVRADWLDLSGAWTFAFDDDDRGRREHWESRGSLPGVIQVPFPFESEASGVGDTGFHRVVWYQRTVLRDDLPVGERILLHLGAVDHDCEVWVDGRSAGRHEGGSTPFTLDITDLVGDGDVSITVRAQDDPADVAQPRGKQDWRHHPHSIWYHRTTGIWQPVWVEAAPAVRVEQLHWVTDVPRGEVTAQLRLSRPAPAGTSIRIQVAVGSDELATLETSVSGREIEVPFRIQRQTNGQAYEELLWSPSRPTLLDATVSLRVPGAAEDVVRSYFGLRSVGVEGGRFLLNDRPLYLRSVLNQGYWPASHSAAPNADALRAEAQLILDLGFNATRLHQKYEDPRFLYWADRLGLLVWSEAPAAYAFTPEAVRRSVAEWSAILDRDRSHPSIVTWVPLNESWGVQHIAHDDRMVSYAKTLVQLTKTLDPSRPVISNDGWEHADSDILSIHDYDHDAGRVAERYATREGILSAPFTLPGRRLIVDAAQRADAPIMLTEFGGISYTENGPEDAWGYSTATSAADLVERLRALVGAVRSAAPLAGYCYTQLADTGQETNGLVFEDRRPKAPIEELRAIFGA, encoded by the coding sequence ATGCTCACCGAGGAACGCCGCGTAGGGGCGGCCACCGCACAGGACGGACGCTACCCGCGCCCGCAGCTCGTCCGGGCCGACTGGCTCGACCTGTCCGGCGCCTGGACCTTCGCGTTCGACGACGACGACCGGGGCCGCCGCGAGCACTGGGAGTCGCGGGGCTCACTGCCCGGTGTCATCCAGGTGCCGTTCCCCTTCGAGTCGGAGGCGTCCGGCGTCGGCGACACCGGCTTCCACCGCGTCGTCTGGTACCAGCGGACCGTCCTGCGCGACGACCTGCCGGTGGGCGAGCGCATCCTCCTCCACCTCGGCGCGGTCGACCACGACTGCGAGGTCTGGGTGGACGGCCGCTCGGCCGGCCGCCACGAGGGCGGATCGACCCCGTTCACGCTCGACATCACCGACCTGGTCGGCGACGGCGACGTCTCCATCACGGTCCGGGCCCAGGACGACCCCGCCGACGTGGCGCAGCCGCGCGGCAAGCAGGACTGGCGGCACCATCCGCACTCCATCTGGTATCACCGCACGACCGGCATCTGGCAGCCGGTCTGGGTGGAGGCCGCTCCGGCCGTCCGGGTCGAGCAGCTCCACTGGGTCACCGACGTCCCGCGCGGCGAGGTGACCGCGCAGCTGCGGCTGAGCCGGCCCGCCCCCGCGGGGACGAGCATCCGCATCCAGGTCGCCGTCGGCTCCGACGAGCTGGCGACGCTGGAGACCTCCGTCTCCGGCCGCGAGATCGAGGTGCCGTTCCGCATCCAGCGGCAGACCAACGGTCAGGCGTACGAGGAGCTGCTCTGGTCCCCGTCGCGCCCGACGCTCCTCGACGCGACGGTCAGCCTCCGGGTGCCCGGAGCCGCCGAGGACGTGGTGCGCTCGTACTTCGGGCTGCGCTCGGTCGGCGTCGAGGGCGGCCGCTTCCTGCTCAACGACCGGCCGCTCTACCTGCGGTCGGTGCTGAACCAGGGGTACTGGCCGGCGTCGCACTCCGCCGCCCCGAACGCGGACGCCCTCCGCGCGGAGGCGCAGCTCATCCTCGACCTGGGTTTCAACGCCACGCGGCTTCACCAGAAGTACGAGGACCCGCGCTTCCTCTACTGGGCCGACCGGCTGGGACTGCTGGTCTGGTCCGAGGCCCCGGCGGCGTACGCGTTCACCCCGGAGGCGGTGCGCCGCAGCGTCGCCGAGTGGTCGGCGATCCTCGACCGCGACCGCTCGCATCCCTCGATCGTCACCTGGGTGCCGCTCAACGAGAGCTGGGGCGTGCAGCACATCGCCCACGACGATCGGATGGTGTCGTACGCGAAGACGCTCGTGCAGCTGACCAAGACGCTGGACCCGAGCCGCCCCGTGATCTCGAACGACGGCTGGGAGCACGCGGACTCGGACATCCTCTCGATCCACGACTACGACCACGACGCGGGCCGGGTCGCCGAGCGCTACGCGACCCGGGAGGGCATCCTCTCGGCCCCGTTCACGCTGCCCGGCCGGCGCCTGATCGTGGATGCGGCCCAGCGGGCGGACGCGCCGATCATGCTCACCGAGTTCGGCGGCATCTCGTACACCGAGAACGGCCCGGAGGACGCCTGGGGCTACTCGACCGCGACCAGCGCGGCCGATCTCGTGGAGCGGCTGCGGGCCCTGGTCGGAGCGGTGCGGTCCGCCGCCCCGCTGGCGGGCTACTGCTACACGCAGCTCGCCGACACCGGCCAGGAGACCAACGGGCTGGTCTTCGAGGACCGCCGCCCCAAGGCGCCGATCGAGGAGCTGCGGGCCATCTTCGGCGCCTGA
- a CDS encoding sugar ABC transporter permease: MTDTAPIVAPRETGAPRPLRSGRSSAKRPGAPRRTAVAYLFLAPFLILFIVFVLVPAVFGLWVSLTNWSPFRTDQSFVGLKNYIDLFTPGSATSGDFWQSMVATGIFTLGSVPLLLIVPLLIAVLLNQKIRAGSFFRGVFFAPYVLGVAVIGVIWKYLLDTQSGIVNHLLGMIGLPDNLPWTVDVPWAWFTLVGVTVWWTMGFNTVIILAGLKGISADLYEAAALDGAGAWRRFISVTLPGLRPVMTFVVTITILASANMFGQSFLITKGAPGNTTRSAIMYIADQGLSQNNMAAASAMSYVLFAFLAIISIINFRLQRERVEKSAS; this comes from the coding sequence GTGACTGACACCGCTCCGATCGTGGCGCCCCGGGAGACCGGGGCGCCACGCCCGCTCCGTTCCGGCCGCTCCTCCGCGAAACGGCCCGGCGCCCCGCGCCGTACGGCGGTCGCCTATCTGTTCCTGGCGCCGTTCCTCATCCTGTTCATCGTCTTCGTGCTGGTGCCCGCCGTCTTCGGCCTCTGGGTCAGCCTGACGAACTGGAGCCCGTTCCGCACCGACCAGTCGTTCGTCGGTCTCAAGAACTACATCGACCTCTTCACCCCGGGCTCGGCCACCTCGGGCGACTTCTGGCAGTCGATGGTCGCGACGGGGATCTTCACGCTCGGCAGCGTCCCGCTGCTGCTGATCGTCCCGCTGCTGATCGCCGTGCTGCTGAATCAGAAGATCCGGGCCGGATCCTTCTTCCGCGGCGTCTTCTTCGCGCCCTACGTCCTCGGCGTCGCCGTCATCGGCGTGATTTGGAAGTACCTCCTCGACACGCAGTCCGGAATCGTCAACCACCTTCTCGGCATGATCGGGCTCCCCGACAACCTGCCCTGGACGGTCGACGTGCCATGGGCCTGGTTCACGCTCGTCGGCGTGACCGTGTGGTGGACGATGGGCTTCAACACCGTGATCATCCTGGCCGGTCTCAAGGGAATCAGCGCCGATCTCTACGAGGCGGCCGCGCTCGACGGCGCCGGCGCCTGGCGGCGGTTCATCAGCGTGACGCTCCCGGGCCTCCGGCCGGTCATGACCTTCGTCGTGACCATCACGATCCTCGCGAGCGCCAACATGTTCGGCCAGTCGTTCCTGATCACCAAGGGCGCTCCGGGGAATACGACCCGTTCGGCGATCATGTACATCGCCGACCAGGGCCTCTCCCAGAACAACATGGCCGCAGCCTCCGCGATGAGCTACGTGCTCTTCGCCTTCCTCGCGATCATCAGCATCATCAACTTCCGTCTCCAGCGGGAGCGGGTAGAGAAGAGCGCCTCATGA